A window of Mucilaginibacter paludis DSM 18603 contains these coding sequences:
- a CDS encoding carboxypeptidase-like regulatory domain-containing protein: protein MKHTPKYFYNSLFTAFMLFCSCSLKQNMYRNSNGSSTYSIIKSTSNADPVVTGKIYEYGTTVALKTTGAIRVDGKVMSKTDAEGKFSLTLQPETYHFEAIGIPYQTFETQKIKVNRSDSIKLNIYVKLYKNPLQ from the coding sequence ATGAAACACACCCCAAAATATTTTTACAATTCATTATTTACAGCCTTCATGCTGTTTTGTTCCTGCTCTCTGAAACAAAATATGTACAGAAACTCGAATGGTTCTTCTACATATTCAATTATCAAGAGCACATCGAATGCCGATCCTGTGGTGACCGGAAAAATTTATGAATATGGAACGACAGTTGCTTTAAAAACCACAGGAGCGATTAGAGTTGATGGCAAAGTTATGAGCAAAACAGACGCCGAAGGTAAGTTTTCTTTAACCTTACAACCGGAAACTTATCATTTTGAAGCCATTGGTATCCCCTATCAGACTTTCGAAACACAAAAAATCAAAGTAAACAGAAGTGATTCAATTAAGCTAAACATTTATGTAAAGCTTTATAAGAATCCTTTGCAGTAG